AAAATTAACCTAACTTTCAGGAAATTCAGCGTTTTAGCCGTGTTAAACCTTCTCAAAGTTAGTTTTCGGCAATCAGTATATAGACGCGTGTATGTTCTGTTTCGCCTACAAAGCGATAGTTTTTTTCGATAAATTCCTTCAATTCAGGGAATGCCTCATGCGCCTGCGAAGCACGATCATTGAGCCATAAACTATTCCCGACGGCATCTACAAACACTTTCGGTCGGTTTTTCCTTAAATCGTTCAAATACCGTTCATAGTACTTTTGACGTAACGGATGCGGATAAATACAGCGCTCGGAATGATTTTCTGCCGTACCCTGCGGCATTTGGGTCTCTACATGATAACGGCACATCCAGCCCCATACGACCAAACGGTCGGTGGGTTGAGCGTGTTTAAGCATTAATTGAGAGACTGAACTCACCGGCACCCGATGGTCAATGCCCGAAATGTACGCATTGAGCGGACGATGCCGAGTGCTTTTAAACCCAAAACTGACAAGAAACGGAGCCAACGCTAAAAAGGCTGTAATTGGAACCCTTGCCCCGCTTTTTTGGAGTTTACTGATAAACAAAGCGGCCAAAAGCGCCAAAGGATAAACACAAAGATTCAGATAATGGCCAAAGTCATTGCCGGTCTTTGTGGCAGCATACAATGCAGCCAACAGCCATAACACAATAAATACAGTCAGTCCGTTGGCTTTGAGTACTTGTTTATTTTTTTGAAAAATACTTAGGGCTATTAATAAGATCAGGCTTCCTAAATACAGCAGAAAATCAGTGCTCTTGGCAAAGAAAGAGGGAACTCGGACAATGGCATCGATCAACGAACTGCCGCCGGCGTAGATAAGATTGCCCAGCACATAATAATCCCACAGATCATCCAATACTCCGAAGGCTCCGGCCAGCGCAATGATACTGACGGGAATTATTAAACTGCCGGCAATCAGTACCAAACAGGCTTTCAGAAAATGTTTATGTTGATAAAGAGTTATCACCGCAAAAAGACCGATTACCGCAGCTTGCGGCACTACCTGTATCTTGGCAAAGGGGTTGAGTCCCAGCAACAATCCGAGAAAAAAAATACCGGCAAATCCATCCTGAGAACCCGCAGCCATTTTTGATACTCTCCACAATGCCGCATTTAACAGAAAAACCGGTAATTGCTCGCTTGAATAATGGACAAAATCAAGGTCTTGGGTAAAGGAAAGAAAGAATAAGGGGGGCAGCAAGCTGAGCAGGGCCGTGGGCACATCAAAGAAGTTTTTGACGCTATGGTAGAAAAAAAACAGGCTGCCGAGAACCCACACCAAGCCCAACAGACGAATAGCGATGTAATCAAAACCCAGCCCCAAAAAGGCCGGCAGCAACAGCATATAGTTATTGACCGGCCCGATGGTCGTTCCGTCTACAGATTCCCAGTAGATGGGATAGTGTTTCAGCGTAAGAGCATGAGCAATCATTTGACTCTCATCCGGATTGATTTCCTGATTGAAAATCACCACCGGCAAACGCATTGCTACCAACAGAGTAGCCCCAAAAGCCAGAATAATAGCAGGAAAATATGAAATATTTTTACGAAGAAAAAAAAGCAATACAACTCCAACGGACAATGCATAGCCCAGTGCAAAATAAACTATGGGAAAATCATCAAAGCTTATCACTTACTGTTCGGTCCGGTTATGATTTGTATTAATTTGTTTACAACTCCTCTACTTTCTCAATAAAGTCACGGTATTGGAGTACGGGAATAAATTGCTGTTGGGTACGGTATTGCAGTACCATAAAAACCAAAAATAATGAAATCAAAAACGACTGCAATACTACAATCAGCAATGCAGAACTTAAAGTAGAAGCCCACCCGGGAGAGGCATCATTTCTCCATTTCAAAAATAAGACTACAAAAATGATAAATAATGCAACCAACGACATCCCGATGGAGAATATCAATATTCGTACCGCCGCTATGTCGATCAAAACTGACACTGTACTTAATCCATGCAGTACCAACGATACAAAATTCATTTTGCTTTCGCCGGCCAGCCGTTTTCTGCGCTCTGTGGGTATCGCCTCATAGGGAATTTTTGAACGGATTACCCCCCCCGAAAAATTATTCCAAATTTCGGAGACCCGCACCAGGTTTTGTAAACGGCGCTGCGGAATGAGTGAAAAATTGCCAAACGTGATTACCTTGCCCGTTAGCTGCCGGAAAATAAACTTATATATCCCATAAAAAAACCGAAATACAAAGCTCTCCTGACGCTTTGTTCTTTGGGCAAAAATGACCTTATCGGGCCATTTCTCTGAGGCAGCTACCAAACTATTGATATCTTGGGGAGCATCCTCACCATCGGCGTCCATGACAATGACCTTTTCACAGACCAGCTCTCTGGCAATGTACGAAAGTCCGATGGCAATGGCCCGTTGGTGGCCCAAATTGCGGTACAATCGCACAATTTGTACTCTTTTCCCGCCAAAGGGTGTTAGGTTATCTATCTCTTGGCTCGAACAGTCATCTACTATAACCAAAGACGTAGCAGCCAGTGTATTGGTCGCTACGTCTTGATTAATGCGTTGGATAAGCAGATTCAGCGCCTCCCAATCGTTGTATTGCGGTATAAGTATGACGTATTCAGAAGTCATTTGATTGATGATCAGTTATTGGTTTTCTGTGTATCCGAACAAAAAAACAGGGAACGGATAACGATAAACCACAACGGCGGTCCGTCGCAACGGTGGTCCGTCAATAACAGTTACACAGATAATGCCAAGCGTGCGGCAATTCCGTCATGAATTTGAACCAAGGTTTGTTCAAGATTGTAAGACCAATCCCAACCGGGATAATGACTCTTAAATTTGGTCAGATCGCTCACATACCAAATATGGTCACCGATACGGTTGGTTTCTGAATAATGATACGTTAATTTCTTTCCGGCAATTTTCTCACAAAAGGCAATAGCCTCCAGCATTGAGCAGTTGGCATGGCGCCCGCCACCGGCATTGTATGCTTCGCCCGGGCGTGGGTTCAGGTAGAAATGCCAGAACATATTTACCAGGTCATAGCTATGGATATTGTCGCGGACCTGCTTTCCTTTATAGCCAAAAATAGTATACGGATTTCCCGTAATGGCACACTTCATAAGATACGCCAAAAACCCGTGCAGCTGAGCGCCTGAGTGATTGGGGCCCGTTAAACAGCCGCCACGAAATACTCCCACTTTCATGCCGAAATAACGACCATATTCCTGACACATAATATCAGCCGCCACTTTAGAGGCGCCAAAAATAGAGTGCTTCGTATGGTCAAGGCTGTGGTGCTCATCAATTCCATTCTTGTAGTAGACATGGTCTTCCGAAATTTCCCAACGGGTTTCCAATTCTACCAACGGCAGATAATTAGGATTATCACCGTATACTTTATTGGTAGAAGTAAAGATAAACACGGCCTCCGGGCTATGCAGGCGGGTCATTTCAAGCATATTGAGGGTACCAACGGCATTTACCCCAAAATCAGTAAAAGGCTCACGGGCAGCCCAATCGTGACTGGGCTGTGCAGCGGCGTGAACAATAAGTTTAATATCAGTACCATATTCTTTAAAAATGGGCTCCAATTGGCTCACTTCGCGGATATCAGCGCTATAATGTTTATAGTTGGAAAAACCTTCCTGAAGGCGGTTACGGTTCCATTCGGTATTTCCGTCCTGTCCAAAAAAATATTGGCGCAAATTGTTATCTACCCCAATCACGAGGTCAAATTTATCAGCAAAAAAAGCGACAGATTCGCTCCCAATCAATCCGGCTGAACCGGTGACAAGTGCAATATTCATACAAAAATCGTCTTTTTGAAGTGTGATTAATATTGGAAAATTTCTATTTTTTATACTTCCGTGGCGTAAAATAAGTCAAAAAAGTTCAATCAGCCTAATCCGCAAAATAAGTGATTAATTTACTGAAAGGTTTTTAAACGGCCGTAATTAAAGTGCTAAATCAATCTTCTTTGTCTAATTTAAACGTAAACGTGGTTCCTTTTTCCAGCTTACTTGTAACGGTAATTTTAGAACCATGGGCATTAATTATATGCTTTACGATGGCCAAACCAAGGCCGGTCCCCCCTTTTTCTTTGGAGCGGCTTTTGTCTACCCGATAAAAGCGCTCAAATATCCGCGACAAATGTTCCGGTGGTATTCCGGGACCGTTATCGCGTACCGTTATGAAAAAATGTTTTTTATCTTCCTCAAAATGTACAATTACCTTGCCATTATCATTTCCGTACTTTATGGCATTTTCAATGAGATTTGTCATCACCTGACTGATACGTTGCGGGTCAGCCTTTACCCAAACGTGCAGCATTCGGTCGGGTTTTATTTTGAGGGTTGTGCCCCGTTGGGCGGCCTTGGTTTCAAGTTGCTCACATACTTCCAGTGTGATCAGGCGCAGATCCACTCGCTCTTTGTGCATCCTGATCTCGCCCGTTTCCATCTGTGAAAGCGCGACGAGATCTTTCACCAGAGCATCCAGGCCATCCAAACTTTTAGCCGCTTTCTTAAGAAACTTATCACGCACTTTTTCATCGTCCATGGCTCCGTCCAGTAAAGTATGAATGAAGCCCTGCGCAGCAAAAATGGGTGTTTTTAACTCATGCGAGACATCCGCCAGAAATTCCCTTCGAAAAACCTCCATTTTTTTTAATTCATCAATTTCCTGCTGTTTTCTGGCTACATAGACAAAAATTTCCTGGTTCAGCTTTTTGAGCGGATTAGGATCACTGATGATGGCGTTGCGCGGAAAACTGAAATCTTTCAGCTTCAGGCGCTGAATGGTCTGGTGCATCTTGGTCACTTCCCGGTACACCAAAATCTCAATGGTGTACAAAATCATAAAAAAAGAGCCAAAAAAGCCCGCTACCCCCACCACAAAAAGCATACCCAAGGTCGAATCGTTAACAAACGAAAGAAAGGTAACGGTAATGGCCGATATGGCCAGGGCCAGCAGAAAAGCGATAATACGCGGATTGATACGCATAACACATAGGGGATTGCCACAGCAAAGGTAGATAAATATTTTTGTTGAAATTTTAAGAAATTATTTTGTCTTCTGCTTGACTATCTGTAACTTTGCACTCCGTTTTGAAATTTGACGTAAAGCAATGGCAAAGAAAGGTAACAGAATACAAGTAATTTTGGAATGCACGGCGCAGAAGGAATCGGGCGTTCCGGGGATGTCACGTTACATCACGACTAAGAACCGCAAAAATACGCCCGGTCGTATGGAGCTTAAGAAATACAATCCGTATTTGAAAAAAGTAACGGTTCACAAAGAAATTAAATAATTCGTTATTTGTTTATCGTTAATGGTTAATTGGTACTGTTAAACGATTGACTGTTAACAATTAACCATTTTAATTCATACAACAATGGCAAAGAAAGTAGTTGCAACCCTGAAAAAAGAAGGTGGTAAGACTTACGCCAAAGTGATTCAAGCAATTAAATCACCAAAGACGGGCGCTTACACATTTAAGGAGGTCATCGTTCCTACCGACGAAGTACAGGCTGCGTTGAAAAACTAATCCGCAACCTCTGTTACCATAACGATATTTGCGAAAGTCCCGATAAGGGACTTTTTTTGTTTTTATATTTGTGCATTATCTATTTGTGTGTTCGTCGGCAGCATCATTCACAGAATGAATTTATTCTGCTTATTGTTGCTGACCGTAAACTATAAACTGCCGCACGAGCGGCCCCGCTACTGTACTATGGGTTTATTTGATTTCTTCTCTAAAGAGAAAAAAGAATCGCTTGATAAAGGGCTGGAAAAATCAAAAGAAAGTATTTTCGGAAAGATCAGCCGGGCAATTGTAGGAAAATCTACCGTTGATGAGGATGTATTGGATGAACTGGAAGATATTTTGATCAGTTCTGACGTGGGGGTGGGTACAACGGTGAAGATCATTAAACGAATAGAAGAGCGCGTTGCGCGTGATAAATATACCGGCACTTCAGAACTGGACAGCATCCTGCGCGACGAAATCGCTACGTTGCTGACGGAAAATAAATCACTGGATTTTAAAGACAGTTTTGAAACCGAGAATCTGCCCAAACCGTATGTCATCATGGTTGTAGGGGTAAACGGTGCCGGCAAGACCACCACCATCGGAAAGCTCGCTCACCAGTTTACAAAACGCGGTAAAAAGGTCGTACTGGGCGCGGGAGATACTTTTCGGGCCGCTGCCGTTGACCAGCTCAAAACCTGGGGTACACGGGCAGGCGTAGTGGTCATTGACCACGGCATGAACACCGACCCTGCCGCCGTAGCGCACGATGCGGTCAAAAAAGGTGTGGAAATGAACGCTGATGTGGTCATTATTGATACCGCCGGGCGTCTGCATACCAAGGTCAACCTGATGAATGAGTTGTCAAAAATCAAACGCGTCATGCAGAAATTTCTGCCCGATGCCCCTCATGAAGTTCTTTTAGTGCTGGATGGAAGTACCGGACAAAATGCCGTTATTCAGGCCCGTGAGTTCACCAAAGCCACCGATGTAACGGCCTTAGCCATTACCAAATTAGATGGAACTGCGAAAGGCGGCGTCGTGATCGGCATCTCCGACGAGTTCAAAATTCCTGTTAAATACATCGGAGTAGGTGAAAAGATGGATGATTTACAGGTCTTTGACCGCGCTCAATTTGTGGATTCTTTGTTTAAGAAATAAGCGATCACATTCGATACTTTTAACAAAAAGAGAGCAGTCACTTACGCGTGACTGCTCTCTTTTTGTTAGAATACGTAGGATAAACGTAGATTGGATCGAAGGCCGCCGCTTAGGTTTACACCCCAGTTTTTATACTCTGAATTGGCTTGAGTATTATAATTGAGCAATAGGTCCGCCAATTGAGTTTCCACTAAAAAATGGTTACTGATCAAATAGGCCAGCCCTATATTAGGTCTTAATTCAAAGGTATTAAGATGACCGGTTGAATTGGCAGATGCATCTTTTTGTTTCTGCTTACTGCGCATATAATTGAGTTCAACTCCCCAATAAGGGGTAAGACGTGTGGAAAAAAGATATTTCTTAATATAAATTTCCCCTCTGTACACGCTCCTGTCGGTAGTTGAATTTTGAGCGGAAATCACTTGTGAGGAATTTTTATTGTATCCTATCCCAAACCCAACCAGCGTTCTGCTCTTTACAAATTTCCCAACCTGCAACGATATATTCGCCTCATTTTCATTGGTTTCACTTGAATTGGATGACTGATTAATCAGATTTTGTGTTGCTCGACGCGTATCAACATCAAAGCCGACCCCCAACGTCCACCTTCCCTTATCTAAAACAGAGAGTGCTTTGGTTTCCCCATCAAACGAAGCAGGCTTAATCCAATAAAGCAATCCCGTAGAAAACCCACTGACATTGAGCGGAAAAGAAGTGGAAGTAGCAGAGAATTGTACCGCCAGATGTTTGTTGAAAAAATGGACCGCTCCAACTTCAAAGAGTGGATTAACCGAAAAACGCGTATCGGTGAATTTACCCACTTCTTGATTATCAACCATGTACTTACCGGGATTAAAACTTCCCGAAATGCTCAGTCCTCCTCCTGCAAAACCCCGCCAACGCTCTTTTCCAAAGAAATAAATACCGGATGAACTGAGTGAGAATGTAGTATTAGTAATATGGCTTTTTGAATTGCCCGGGCCGGCATTATTCACAAAACGGGTAAAATGCATGGTTTCGCCGGCTCCAATACGCCATAAAATGTCATCTTTAATAAACTTTCCGTAAGAAATTCCCGAGGAAAGCGAAAAAGTACCGGACGAATAAGGACTGCCCTTAGGGTAGATATTTGAAGAATACCCCGTTGAAATATTCCCCGAAATAAAAGAATTTCCTTTTTCGGTTTGGGCAAAAGCCGTCGTACTAAGTAATAGAAGACCTGCTGTAAAGGTGTGTTTCATGGCGTGTTTAATTAGAGTGGATAAATCATTCTAACAACGCCTTTTCGAAGACTTTATTGACTTTTTTATCCCTAAAAAGATGTTAAAAAAGCGCAAAATCTCCTTTTGCGCTTTTTATTGATTGATTCTAAGACCTTTACGCCAAAATGGGTTTTACCACTTTCCCGTGTACATCCGTCAGGCGATAACGACGCCCCTGAAACTTGAAGGTAAGCTGCTCATGATCAATCCCTAACAAATGCATAACCGTGGCCTGAAAATCATGCACATGCACCGGGTCACGAACGATATTATAACTGAAATCATCGGTTTCGCCGTGGATATACCCTTTCTTTACCCCTGCTCCGGCCATCCAAATGGTGAAACAGCGCGGGTGATGGTCTCGGCCGTAGTTCTCTTTGGTCAATTTACCCTGTGAATACGAGCCACGGCCGAATTCGCCGCCCCAAATAATGAGTGTATCGTCCAACAACCCGCGCTGTTTTAAGTCCAGCACCAATGCCGCCGACGGTTGGTCGACCGACTTGGCCATGGTCTTGATGTCATTGGGAAGGTTGCCATGTTGGTCCCATCCCTGATGATACAGCTGAATGAATTTTACGCCTTTCTCGGCCAATTTTCGCGCCAGTAAACAGTTAGCGGCAAACGTGCCCGCTTTTTTGGCTTCGGGTCCGTACATATCAAAAATATAGTCGGGCTCTTTGGAGATGTCCATCGTTTCGGGCACGGCCGTTTGCATCCGATAGGCCATTTCGTACTGCGCCATACGGCTGTTGATCTCGGGATCCAAAATCTGTTTATATTGTTCCTGATGCATTTTGGCCAGATAATCCAGCATCCGCCGACGGCTCATGCGGTCAATACCGGCGGGATTGTTCAGGTAAAAGACCGGGTCAGGGCCCGAGCGAAACACTACGCCCTGATGCACCGACGGCAGAAAGCCGTTTGACCATAATTTAGCGTACAAAGGCTGGTCGCCGCCGCGTCCTTTGGAGAGCAATACTACAAATGAAGGCAGATTTTGGTTATCGGACCCCAATCCATAGCTTACCCAGGAACCGAAAGAAGGGCGTCCGCCCTGCTGACTGCCCGTCTGAAAAAACGTGATGGCGGGGTCGTGGTTGATGGCTTCGGTGTGCATGGACCGAATAAACGTGGCGTCGTCGGTGATCTTGGCAATGTACGGCAGCAATTCACTGACCCACATTTTGCTTTGACCGTGCTGCGCAAATTTGTAATACGATGCTGCCAACGGAAAACTGCTTTGCCCCGCCGTCATGCCCGTGAGGCGTTGGCCTTTCCGAACGGACTCGGGCAGGTCTTTACCCCACATTTGCTCCAGTTTGGGCTTATAATCAAACAATTCCAACTGCGAAGGCGCCCCGCTTTGATGCAAATAAATAACGCGCTTTACCTTGGGCGGAAAATGGGGTTTTCCCAAGGCTCCCCCCGCGCCGGTAGCCGCCTGCGCTTCCTTATTTCCCAACAATGACGAAAAAGCCGCCGCCCCCAAGCCCATGCTGGTACGCGACAGAAAATTCCGACGACTGAGTTGGTCGTGGGTATGTTGTTCAAATTCTTCCAATGCGTTCATAAATGCCTCCTCCCAACCCTCCTCCAAGATGGACGAGGGCTTTTAAGTTAGTTTTCTTTCTTTGAAAGTGTTTTACAGTCCTTGATTTTTTGCAGAACAGATTCAATATCGCTATGAACCTCTTCATTAGTAATCCTAAGCACATTCAATCCAAATTCTTTGATCATCCTTTCTCTGTAATCATCATACTGTGCCACATCTTTCAAATGATGAATGCTTCCATCCAGCTCAATGACC
Above is a window of Runella slithyformis DSM 19594 DNA encoding:
- a CDS encoding NAD-dependent epimerase/dehydratase family protein; translated protein: MNIALVTGSAGLIGSESVAFFADKFDLVIGVDNNLRQYFFGQDGNTEWNRNRLQEGFSNYKHYSADIREVSQLEPIFKEYGTDIKLIVHAAAQPSHDWAAREPFTDFGVNAVGTLNMLEMTRLHSPEAVFIFTSTNKVYGDNPNYLPLVELETRWEISEDHVYYKNGIDEHHSLDHTKHSIFGASKVAADIMCQEYGRYFGMKVGVFRGGCLTGPNHSGAQLHGFLAYLMKCAITGNPYTIFGYKGKQVRDNIHSYDLVNMFWHFYLNPRPGEAYNAGGGRHANCSMLEAIAFCEKIAGKKLTYHYSETNRIGDHIWYVSDLTKFKSHYPGWDWSYNLEQTLVQIHDGIAARLALSV
- the ftsY gene encoding signal recognition particle-docking protein FtsY, with protein sequence MGLFDFFSKEKKESLDKGLEKSKESIFGKISRAIVGKSTVDEDVLDELEDILISSDVGVGTTVKIIKRIEERVARDKYTGTSELDSILRDEIATLLTENKSLDFKDSFETENLPKPYVIMVVGVNGAGKTTTIGKLAHQFTKRGKKVVLGAGDTFRAAAVDQLKTWGTRAGVVVIDHGMNTDPAAVAHDAVKKGVEMNADVVIIDTAGRLHTKVNLMNELSKIKRVMQKFLPDAPHEVLLVLDGSTGQNAVIQAREFTKATDVTALAITKLDGTAKGGVVIGISDEFKIPVKYIGVGEKMDDLQVFDRAQFVDSLFKK
- a CDS encoding sensor histidine kinase, with translation MRINPRIIAFLLALAISAITVTFLSFVNDSTLGMLFVVGVAGFFGSFFMILYTIEILVYREVTKMHQTIQRLKLKDFSFPRNAIISDPNPLKKLNQEIFVYVARKQQEIDELKKMEVFRREFLADVSHELKTPIFAAQGFIHTLLDGAMDDEKVRDKFLKKAAKSLDGLDALVKDLVALSQMETGEIRMHKERVDLRLITLEVCEQLETKAAQRGTTLKIKPDRMLHVWVKADPQRISQVMTNLIENAIKYGNDNGKVIVHFEEDKKHFFITVRDNGPGIPPEHLSRIFERFYRVDKSRSKEKGGTGLGLAIVKHIINAHGSKITVTSKLEKGTTFTFKLDKED
- the rpmG gene encoding 50S ribosomal protein L33, whose translation is MAKKGNRIQVILECTAQKESGVPGMSRYITTKNRKNTPGRMELKKYNPYLKKVTVHKEIK
- a CDS encoding glycosyltransferase, with amino-acid sequence MTSEYVILIPQYNDWEALNLLIQRINQDVATNTLAATSLVIVDDCSSQEIDNLTPFGGKRVQIVRLYRNLGHQRAIAIGLSYIARELVCEKVIVMDADGEDAPQDINSLVAASEKWPDKVIFAQRTKRQESFVFRFFYGIYKFIFRQLTGKVITFGNFSLIPQRRLQNLVRVSEIWNNFSGGVIRSKIPYEAIPTERRKRLAGESKMNFVSLVLHGLSTVSVLIDIAAVRILIFSIGMSLVALFIIFVVLFLKWRNDASPGWASTLSSALLIVVLQSFLISLFLVFMVLQYRTQQQFIPVLQYRDFIEKVEEL
- a CDS encoding DUF4295 domain-containing protein, giving the protein MAKKVVATLKKEGGKTYAKVIQAIKSPKTGAYTFKEVIVPTDEVQAALKN
- a CDS encoding DUF1501 domain-containing protein, producing the protein MNALEEFEQHTHDQLSRRNFLSRTSMGLGAAAFSSLLGNKEAQAATGAGGALGKPHFPPKVKRVIYLHQSGAPSQLELFDYKPKLEQMWGKDLPESVRKGQRLTGMTAGQSSFPLAASYYKFAQHGQSKMWVSELLPYIAKITDDATFIRSMHTEAINHDPAITFFQTGSQQGGRPSFGSWVSYGLGSDNQNLPSFVVLLSKGRGGDQPLYAKLWSNGFLPSVHQGVVFRSGPDPVFYLNNPAGIDRMSRRRMLDYLAKMHQEQYKQILDPEINSRMAQYEMAYRMQTAVPETMDISKEPDYIFDMYGPEAKKAGTFAANCLLARKLAEKGVKFIQLYHQGWDQHGNLPNDIKTMAKSVDQPSAALVLDLKQRGLLDDTLIIWGGEFGRGSYSQGKLTKENYGRDHHPRCFTIWMAGAGVKKGYIHGETDDFSYNIVRDPVHVHDFQATVMHLLGIDHEQLTFKFQGRRYRLTDVHGKVVKPILA